The window ATGTTCTTATAAGATGAAGAAGTGGTTTTGGATGAAAGGTTTTTCTTCGCCTCCCCTAAAGTAATTTAAATATCGGTGCGTTTCTGCCTTGGCATGACGGCTAGTCGGCTTTTTCCTCATGAGGTTATTCGAGAGGGGCAGGATGCGTTGCTCGAGCTCGTTGATCGGGCTATTGTTGAGCGAAAGCCGCTCGTCGTCCATGCGCCGACGGGGCTTGGCAAGACAGCTGCGGCGTTGAGCCCTGCCCTGAACCGCGCGGTTGAGCAGGACTTGGCCGTGTTGTTCGTGACACCGCGGCACACCCAGCACAAGCTCGTGTTGGAAACGTTGAAGAAAATCAAGGAAAAGCACGGGTTGCACGTTCCTGCTGTTGATATTATTGGGAAGAAGTGGTTGTGCCTTCAAGAGGGTGTTCATTCGCTGTTTAGCAAGGACTTCGCTGATTTTTGCAGAGCGCTTCGTGAAGATAAGCAATGCGTGTTCTACGAGGCGGCGAGGGAAAAGGAAGGAAAGGGAGTGCAGGCGTTGAGGGGGCTTTCTCTTCTCGAAAACGCAGAGATGGTGAGTTCAGAGAAGATCGTCGAAGTCGGCAAAGAAGTTGGCGTGTGCCCTTACGAGCTTGCGCTTCTGCAGGCGGGCAAGGCGAGAGTGGTCGTTGCTGATTACTTTTACGTGTTCCACCCGGTCATTCGCGAAACGTTCTTGAAAAAGCTTGGCAAGGAGCTTGATAGGTGTATCGTGATTGTTGATGAGGCGCATAACGTGCCTGGAAGGGTGAAGGAGCTCGTATCGGAGCGTCTCACAACCCGTTCGCTTCAGCGGGCGGCGGGGGAGGCGCAAAAATTGGGGGAGGCCGAGCTTGAGGATCGACTCAGAGGGTTGCAAGACGTGTTGGCGACGTTGGGGAAAGAGTGTGCTGAGGAAGAAATGTTTGTTGAGCGTTCGCGTTTCGTGGAGTTGGTGAATCGTGTTACGCCCTACGGGACGTTGTTGGATGCGTTGGACAAAGCAGGGGATCTTGTTCGTGAAGAGCAGCGCCAATCCTCGCTGGGCAGTGTCGCGAATTTTTTGCGGGCGTGGCTAGGGCCGGACGAAGGGTTTGCAAGGATTTTCAAGAAGATCAGCACGGGACGGGAAGATGTTTTTGTCTTGTCATATCGTTGCCTTGATCCTTCGCTGGTGACAGCGCAAGTCATTACGGGTGCGGCGTCTGCTATTTTGATGTCGGGAACGCTCACGCCGACAAGCATGTACGCTCAGATTTTAGGTGCGGGAGATTGTCTTGAGGGGACGTTTACGAGTCCGTTTCCGAAGAAGAACCGGTTGAACTTGGTTGTTCCTAGAACGAGCACGAAGTTTTCAAAGCGGTCTGATGAGCAGTACCGGGATATTGCCGGCGTAGTGGTTGAGCTCGTGCATACTATTCCTGGAAACGTCGCAGTTTTTTTGCCAAGTTATCAGATTCGGGATGAGGTGTACAAGCACCTGGTTTCTTCCGTGAAGAAGACTGTTTTTTTGGAGCAGCCAAGGATGAGCAAGGAGGAGAAGCTTGATTTGCTTGAGCGTTTTAAGTCGTATAAAGAGTCTGGCGCGGTCCTCTTGGGTGTTGCGAGCGGGAGCTTTAGTGAGGGAGTTGACTTGCCAGGGGACT of the Candidatus Woesearchaeota archaeon genome contains:
- a CDS encoding ATP-dependent DNA helicase — its product is MTASRLFPHEVIREGQDALLELVDRAIVERKPLVVHAPTGLGKTAAALSPALNRAVEQDLAVLFVTPRHTQHKLVLETLKKIKEKHGLHVPAVDIIGKKWLCLQEGVHSLFSKDFADFCRALREDKQCVFYEAAREKEGKGVQALRGLSLLENAEMVSSEKIVEVGKEVGVCPYELALLQAGKARVVVADYFYVFHPVIRETFLKKLGKELDRCIVIVDEAHNVPGRVKELVSERLTTRSLQRAAGEAQKLGEAELEDRLRGLQDVLATLGKECAEEEMFVERSRFVELVNRVTPYGTLLDALDKAGDLVREEQRQSSLGSVANFLRAWLGPDEGFARIFKKISTGREDVFVLSYRCLDPSLVTAQVITGAASAILMSGTLTPTSMYAQILGAGDCLEGTFTSPFPKKNRLNLVVPRTSTKFSKRSDEQYRDIAGVVVELVHTIPGNVAVFLPSYQIRDEVYKHLVSSVKKTVFLEQPRMSKEEKLDLLERFKSYKESGAVLLGVASGSFSEGVDLPGDLLRGVVVVGLPLQRPDLETKALIEYYDRKFGKGWEYGYVVPAFNMALQSAGRCIRSEKDRGVVVFLDERYAWQNYLRYFPPEWDVKITALFKKRIEDFFAGGGGRPKTLADFATEKTSSEDA